Proteins encoded in a region of the Anoxybacillus amylolyticus genome:
- the dxs gene encoding 1-deoxy-D-xylulose-5-phosphate synthase, translating into MDVTEIKDPRFLKSLSKEQLVQLSADIRQFLIEKLSRTGGHIGPNLGVVELTIALHKVFDSPKDKLLWDVGHQSYVHKILTGRAQAFDTLRQYKGLCGFPKRSESEHDVWETGHSSTSLSAAMGMAIARDLKGTNEYIVPIIGDGALTGGMALEALNHIGHEKKDIIVVLNDNEMSIAPNVGALHNVLGRLRTAGKYQWVKDELEMLLKKIPAVGGKLAATAERVKDSLKYLLVSGVFFEELGFTYLGPVNGHDFDDLFENLHYAKKIKGPVLLHVITKKGKGYHPAENDKIGTWHGTGPYKIETGDFLKPVDSAPSWSELISETVRKLARTDSRIVAITPAMPVGSKLEGFASEFPDRMYDVGIAEQHATTLAAGLATQGMKPFLAIYSTFLQRAYDQVVHDVCRQNLNVFFAIDRAGLVGADGETHQGVFDIAFLRHVPNLVLMMPKDENEGQHMVYTAIQYDDGPIALRFPRGNGLGVKMDEELRAIPIGTWEVLRDGRDLAILTFGTTIPMALEAAEKLAKENVSVKVVNARFLKPMDEAMLHELLESSMPLLTIEEAALQGGFGSAVLEFAHDHGYHQSVIQRMGIPDRFIEHGSVKELLQEIGLTTAHVVDRVKTMIPKKQKRA; encoded by the coding sequence TTGGACGTCACAGAAATTAAAGATCCGCGCTTTTTAAAATCGCTATCGAAAGAACAACTTGTTCAGCTTAGCGCGGACATTCGTCAATTTTTAATTGAAAAGCTATCGAGGACAGGTGGACATATCGGACCAAACCTTGGCGTCGTCGAATTGACGATAGCACTTCATAAAGTGTTTGACAGCCCAAAAGATAAATTGTTATGGGATGTCGGTCATCAGTCGTATGTCCATAAAATTTTAACTGGACGTGCTCAAGCATTTGATACCTTAAGACAATATAAAGGGCTTTGCGGCTTTCCAAAACGAAGCGAAAGCGAGCATGACGTATGGGAAACGGGGCATAGCTCCACATCATTATCGGCAGCGATGGGAATGGCGATTGCCCGAGATTTAAAAGGGACAAATGAATACATCGTCCCGATTATCGGCGATGGGGCGCTGACAGGTGGGATGGCGCTTGAAGCGCTAAACCATATCGGTCATGAAAAGAAAGATATTATCGTTGTGTTAAACGACAACGAAATGTCAATTGCGCCAAACGTCGGTGCGCTTCATAACGTGCTCGGTCGTTTGCGCACCGCTGGAAAATATCAATGGGTAAAAGACGAATTGGAAATGTTGCTGAAAAAAATACCGGCGGTTGGTGGAAAATTAGCAGCAACCGCTGAACGAGTGAAAGATAGCTTAAAATACTTGCTCGTATCGGGTGTCTTTTTTGAAGAACTTGGCTTTACGTATCTTGGACCGGTCAACGGGCACGATTTCGATGATTTGTTCGAGAATTTGCATTATGCAAAAAAAATTAAAGGTCCAGTGCTTTTACATGTTATCACGAAAAAAGGAAAAGGATACCATCCGGCGGAAAACGATAAAATTGGAACATGGCATGGCACAGGTCCGTATAAAATCGAAACAGGAGACTTTTTAAAACCGGTTGACAGCGCCCCTTCTTGGAGTGAGCTTATTAGTGAAACGGTAAGAAAATTGGCGCGCACTGACTCGCGCATTGTGGCGATTACGCCAGCGATGCCGGTCGGCTCTAAACTAGAAGGGTTTGCGAGCGAATTTCCTGATCGGATGTACGATGTCGGAATTGCTGAACAACATGCGACGACGCTTGCAGCAGGGCTTGCTACCCAAGGGATGAAGCCGTTTTTAGCCATCTACTCCACATTTTTGCAGCGGGCGTACGACCAAGTGGTGCACGATGTTTGCCGGCAAAATTTAAACGTCTTTTTTGCTATTGACCGAGCGGGGCTCGTAGGGGCGGACGGCGAAACGCACCAAGGGGTATTTGATATTGCATTTTTAAGGCATGTGCCGAACCTTGTACTCATGATGCCGAAAGATGAAAACGAAGGGCAGCATATGGTATATACGGCCATTCAATACGACGACGGACCGATTGCACTTCGTTTTCCGCGTGGCAACGGCCTTGGCGTCAAAATGGATGAAGAGCTTCGTGCGATTCCAATCGGCACATGGGAAGTATTGCGGGACGGACGTGACTTGGCAATTTTAACGTTTGGCACGACGATTCCGATGGCGTTAGAGGCAGCAGAAAAATTAGCGAAAGAAAACGTGTCGGTCAAAGTCGTGAACGCCCGTTTCCTTAAGCCAATGGATGAAGCGATGCTCCATGAATTGTTAGAAAGTAGCATGCCGCTACTAACGATTGAAGAAGCAGCGCTGCAAGGGGGATTCGGCAGTGCGGTGCTTGAGTTTGCCCATGACCATGGCTACCATCAATCGGTTATTCAGCGCATGGGCATTCCAGACCGCTTTATTGAACATGGAAGTGTCAAAGAACTGTTGCAAGAAATCGGCTTAACGACGGCACATGTCGTCGATCGTGTGAAAACAATGATACCAAAAAAACAAAAAAGGGCATGA
- a CDS encoding exodeoxyribonuclease VII small subunit, translated as MSEEKELTFEEAMKQLEEIVGKLEAGNVPLEQAIAFFQEGMRLSKWCHDKLQHAEKQMEYILREDGQLAPFSIEEE; from the coding sequence CGTTTGAAGAAGCGATGAAGCAGCTCGAAGAAATCGTTGGGAAGTTGGAAGCCGGCAACGTTCCGTTGGAACAGGCGATTGCGTTTTTCCAAGAAGGAATGCGGCTATCGAAGTGGTGCCACGATAAATTGCAACATGCGGAAAAACAAATGGAGTATATTTTGCGCGAAGACGGACAACTAGCGCCTTTCTCCATCGAGGAGGAATAA
- a CDS encoding polyprenyl synthetase family protein: MLVEQFLREQKQLVEKELSRYIKMLHAPDTLKRAMLYSLEAGGKRIRPLLLLATLHAFQKELALGLPVACAIEMIHTYSLIHDDLPSMDNDDLRRGKPTNHKVFGEAMAILAGDGLLTHAFQVIADAPNIVPTTKIALIAELAKAAGPEGMVAGQVADMEGEGKQLSLTALEYIHRHKTGKMLQYSVLAGGLLAGAADAQLSHLDAFASHLGLAFQIRDDILDIEGSEEKIGKNIGSDVANAKVTYPSLLTMAGAKDKLRFHIHEAKRYLQAANVQDDVLRYICDLVATRDH, translated from the coding sequence GTGTTAGTCGAGCAATTTTTACGGGAACAAAAACAGCTCGTCGAGAAAGAATTGTCACGCTATATCAAGATGCTACATGCGCCGGATACGTTAAAACGAGCGATGCTTTATTCGCTCGAAGCTGGGGGAAAGCGCATCCGTCCGCTCCTTTTATTAGCGACATTGCATGCGTTTCAAAAAGAGTTAGCGCTCGGCTTGCCAGTTGCTTGCGCGATTGAAATGATTCATACATATTCGTTAATCCACGATGATTTGCCGAGCATGGATAACGACGATTTGCGGCGCGGAAAACCGACAAATCATAAAGTGTTTGGCGAAGCAATGGCGATTTTAGCGGGAGACGGACTGTTGACGCATGCGTTCCAAGTCATTGCTGATGCGCCAAACATTGTCCCCACGACGAAAATCGCTTTAATTGCTGAGCTTGCCAAAGCGGCAGGACCAGAAGGAATGGTTGCTGGACAAGTAGCGGACATGGAAGGGGAAGGAAAGCAGCTTTCGTTAACGGCACTAGAATACATTCACCGCCATAAAACGGGGAAAATGCTTCAATATAGTGTATTAGCTGGGGGGCTATTAGCTGGGGCGGCTGATGCACAACTTTCCCATTTGGATGCGTTTGCGTCTCATTTAGGGCTTGCGTTTCAAATTCGCGACGATATTCTTGACATTGAAGGGTCGGAAGAGAAAATTGGCAAAAACATCGGCAGCGACGTTGCCAACGCCAAAGTGACATATCCATCGCTTTTAACGATGGCAGGGGCAAAAGACAAATTGCGTTTTCACATCCATGAAGCAAAACGTTACTTGCAAGCTGCCAATGTGCAGGACGACGTATTACGCTACATTTGCGATTTAGTCGCTACGCGCGACCATTAG